Genomic segment of Thermogemmatispora onikobensis:
GCCAGCCTGACGAATTGCGCTGCAGGGCGGGCGTGCAGGCCAACCTCATTGCGCACAATGGTTTTTGCTTGCTGCATGCACCTGTCTCCTTCAGTCGGTGGTGGAGCACTCTGCTCCAGAGGACAGTGTACCATCTCCGTGGCTCCCTGTCGCCTCTCTGGCTCCGGTTCCCGGACAACGAGAGACAGGCGCCGCGGACACCGGTGTGGACCATGCACCCTCCCGGCTGATAGGTAATGACCCGGCAGCGGTGCCCGCTCCTGTTGTCGGACGGGGGATGTAGCCAGATGGTACCTCTGCCCGTGCGCTTCCTCGTAGGAAGAATTGCCGCGCCTGCATCTTAGAGCAGTAAGTAGGGATTTTCCAGCAGCTGCTTGAAGCGCTGCAGGAAGCGGCTGCCGCTGGCCCCATCGAGGACGCGGTGATCGGCGGAGAGCGAGACCTTCATCACGGGGCGGATCTCCAGGCGGGCCGTCTGCTCTGCGGCGCCGCTCAGGCCCTCGTCGACGACCACGCTGCGCCGTGTCACCTTGCCTACAGCAAGAATGGCGCTCTGGCCCGGGGGAATGATGGCGTGGAAGGTATCGATCCCGTACATGCCCAGGTTCGAGATAGTGAAGGTGGCCCCGCTGAGGTCGTCGGGCGAAAGTCTGCCGGAGCGCGCCCCCTCGACCAAACGGCGCAGGGTACGCGCCAGGTCAGGCAGACTCTGGCGGTCGGCATGACGAATGACCGGCGTCAGGAGAGACTGGCCGGTATCGACGGCCACGCCGATGTGAATGGCGTGCCAGCGACGGATGACCTCCTTGCCTCGTCCACGGCTATCATCGAGGGTGGCATTGACCTCGGGAGAGGCGCGCAGAGCAGCGGCCACCGCGCGAATGATGATGGCCGTCAGGGAAGGGACCTCTTCGCGCTGGGCTGCGAGGCTGGCGGCCAGGCGCTGGCGACAGCGTTCCGCCTCGCTCATATCGATCTCCAGATCAAGATAGATATGGGGCATGGTGGTGACGCTGGTCAGCATGCGCTGTCCGATGAGGCGCCGTGCTGGCGAGAGTGGGATGACCTCGGCCTCCTCGCTCTCCTCTGCAGGGGTCACAGGCGTGGGCGCTGCAGGAGCCTGTGACCGGGACTGGGCCACTGCCGCACTGGCCGTGGCGCCATCGACCGGGGTGCTTTGAACCGTCTCCTGCTGCTGGCGGAGCGCCAGGGCTGTCTCGACATCGGCGCGCGTCACCTTCTCGCCTCTCTTCTGCTCGGCCAGGGCCGCCAGGTCTACCTGATGCTCGCGAGCCATCTTGCGCGCCAGCGGCGTGGCCCGTACCTCTGGGCCTGCCTGCTGAGCCGGCTGGGTGGCCATGAAGGCCAGGATATCGGCGCGTGTCAGCGGAGGCTCGAAGCCAGCCGCTACCACGGCGCGCAGATCAACAGCCTGCGACGCCGCCTCACGCTTGGCGGCGGGCGTACTGGCGATGCGCGTTTCTTCCGTGGGCGCCTCTGCCGGGCTGGACGGGGCTGAGACTGCGGTTGAGGAAGGAACCTCGGCGGCAGGAGAGGAGAGAGAAGGATGCTCCTGGCGATGGGCGGAGGCCACAGCCGCAGTGGCAGCCGAGCTAGCAGCAGCGGCAGCAGCAGCCGGATCGCGCCCCTCCGCCAGCAAGAGAGCCAGCGGGGCGCCCACCTCCAGTGTCTCCTCCTCGCCGGCCAGAATCTTCAGGAGCTGACCCGTACAGGGGGCCTCGACCTCCAGAGCGACCTTATCGGTCATCACCTCGACCAATGGCTCCCCTTTCTCAAAGCGCGCCCCCTCGCTGAGAAGCCAGCGCACCACCGTGCCTTCGGTCATCGTCATGCCCAGCTTGGGCATTGTCAGCGTACGTTGCTCATGCTGCGTCTGCATCGCGCCGTCACCTCTGCCTTGTCTGCTTAGCTGGATTACCTGGGACTGCCCGGCGGCTGAGCCAGCTCACAGCGGCCTCCGCTGCAACAGGCGTCTGGCGGCCTGATAAATATCCTCTTCCTGGGGCGTGGCCCGTCGTTCGAGAGTTCGGTTGTAGGGAATGGGCGTCTCGGCCCCGCCCAGGCGCAGGATCGGAGCATCGAGATAGTAGAAGGCCTCGCTAGAGGCAATGCGGGCCGCGATCTCACCGCCGAAGCCGCCGGTCAGCACGGCCTCATGGACGATCAGCACCCGCCCGGTCTTGCGCGCCGAAGCGATCAGGGTCTCCTCGTCGAGCGGGCGCAGCGTGCGGGGATCAACCACCTCGGCCTCGATACCCTCTTCGGCCAGGCGTGCGGCCACGGCCAGGGCGCGCGGCACCATAATCGAGAGGGCGATAATCGTCAGGTCCTTGCCGGGACGCTTGACTTCGGCCTGCCCGATAGGGATCGTCCATTCACCACGAGGCACGGGCCCCTTATAGCGATAGAGCAGCTTGTGTTCGAGGAAGATCACCGGATTGGGGTCGCGGATGGCCGAGAGCAGCAGCCCCTTGACGTCGGCAGGTGTTGAAGGGAGGACCACCTTCAGACCGGGCACATGGGCAAACCAGGCTTCCAGGCTCTGCGAGTGCTGGGCCGCTGCGCCGGTGCCGGAGCCGAGCGGGGCGCGGAAGACCACCGGTACCTGGGCCTTGCCGCCGAACATAAAGCGCAGCTTGGCCCCCTGGTTGACGATCTGGTCCATGCCGATGGCCATGAAGTCGCTGAACTGGAATTCGGCCACTGGGCGCATACCGGTGAGGGCGGCCCCGATGGCGCAACCCGCCAGGGCTGCCTCCGAGATCGGCGTATCGCGCACGCGCTCCTCGCCAAACTCATCGATGAGGCCATAGGTCACGCCGAAGGCCCCCCCATAGATGCCGATGTCCTCGCCCATCAGGAAGACACGCGGATCACGCCGCATCTCCTCCCGCAGGGCCTCGCGAATGGCCTCGGCGTAGGTCATCTCCTGAACCTGGCTCTGAGCCGCCTCTGCCTGCTGAGGCGTGCCGGCGGCGACGGTTGTCGGGAGAGAAGAAGGACCGCTCATGCGTACACTCCTTCCAGGAGAGAGTCGGGATCGGGTTCGGGGCTGGCCAGAGCGAACTGATAGGCTTCCTCAATAGCCTGGTAGGCCGCGGCTTCCTCGCGCTCGATCTCCTCTTGGGTCAGCAGGCTGTGCTCGCGCAGATAGGCGGCCAACCGCTTGATGGGGTCGCGCTCCTGCCAGGCGCGGATCTCATCGCGTGTGCGGTAGCGGTTCTGGTCGCTCTTGGAGTGACCTTTGTAACGATAGGTGACGGCCTCGATCAGGGTTGGACCCTGGCCGGAGCGGGCGCGAGCGGCAGCACGAGAGACGGCCTCGTAAACGGCGAAGACGTCGTTGCCATCGACGCGCTCGCCGGGAATGCCGTAGGCCACGGCACGCTGGGCAATGGTCTCGCAGCGCGTGGCCTTCCGCACGGACATCGACATGCCGTACTGGTTATTCTCGCAGAGGAAGATGACGGGGAGATCCCAGATAGCGGCCAGGTTGATCGACTCGTGGAAGGTGCCTTCGTTGGCGGCGCCGTCGCCGAAGAAGCAGAGGCAGACACGATCAAGTCCCTGCATCTTGATGCTGAGTCCGACGCCGGTGGCAATGGGGATACCGCCGCCGACCACGCCGTTAGCGCCGAGGTTGCCGGAGGCGACGTCGGCGATGTGCATGGAGCCACCGCGTCCGCGGCAGTAGCCGGTTTCTTTGCCGAGCAGCTCGGCCATCATCAGCTTGAGGTCGGCCCCTTTGCTGATGCAATGACCGTGACCGCGGTGGGTGCTGGTGATATAGTCATCGGGCCGCAGGGCCTGTAAGGCCGCGGCGGCGGTAGCCTCTTCTCCGATGGAGAGATGGGTGGTGCCGTGGACTTCTCCGCGCATGAAGAGTTCATCAACCTTTTCTTCAAAGGCGCGGATGCGGTACATGGTCTGCAGCAGGCAGCGCATCTGCTCGGGAGAGAGGGCGGGAACCGCTTCAGACATAGCTGGCCTCTCCTGCTCTGTTGCACAAATATTCAATAATGCACACATATTCAATGTACCATGCTGAAGGGCAGCTGTCAATAGGCGGGCGGCGTGAAGCGAGGCGGGGAGCGGGATGGGAGGCCGTTCTCTTCCTTCCACGCTGGGCTTGATCAAGGGAACGTTCCTCAGAGGCTGTATGAGATGCTTCGCGATGAAACGAAACCATTTCCCCGGGTAAAGAAGCGTCAGGGCTGATGACGTGAAGCACGGAAGAAGGCGGCGAGGCGGGGAGCCAGGGGCCTGCTGGGGCAGGAGCGCTGGTCTGTCTGCCTCCAGCGGGCCCGGACTCTCGCTACCCCTCGTTCACGGCGATTTGCAGCATGCTTTGCAGGCAGGCTTTGATCTCCTGGGGCGTCTGCAGGGCAATGAAGTGCTCATAGAAGCCGGGCTGTTGCAGCGCACAGGTCACAGCCTGCAAAAAAGCCAGCTGTGCGTCTCCGGAAGTCAGCACGGGGAAAATAGCCAGCCGGCAGAGGTGCTGCCGTGCGGGATCATCCATCGCCTGAAAAGGTAGCGCCTCGCTGAGCAGAGCCACCACCAATGCTGGCTGAATGACATGCTCGAAGTCGACGTGGGGCAGGGCCACGGCGAAGTCGCCGAAGTCCAGTCCTGTCGGATACTGTCGCTCGCGCTCCTGGACGCCCTCCAGATAGCTCGGGTGCACCTGGCCGCGCCGCAGCAACTCTGCATGCACGCAGGCAAACAGCTCCTCCTTGCTTCTGACCGCCAGGCCCCACAGCACCAGCACTGGCATCGTGATCCCACTGAGCGTTAGCTCTAGCTCGATCGGTTCCATGTTCCGAGTAATGCCCTCTCCTATCGTCGTCGTCGTCGTCGGTCGCTTCCTTTCTTACTGATCCTGTCTGGAAACAATGCAGACTCATTGGTCCAGGGGCCGCGCGCTTAGCGCCGTGCGGGACTGGCGGCGCCGGTGGGACGCAGACGGCGGGTGGGACGCTGCTGACTGGGGGGTCAGGCGGAGCAGCAGACGAGCCAGGCCCTCCGCAGTAAAGCCCACTTCCGCGCGCAGGGCCTCGGGAGTGGCTCGCCGTATCCAGAGGCCGTGGCGGGTTGGCATATAGCGCACGCGGGCCGCCGCCTCCTGCCAGCGTGGTTCCAGGACCGCTAGCAGTTGCTGGGGCGTCCCCGGCTGCGAGGGATCGCAAAGCGGCAGTAGCTCCTGTACCCAGCGCCGCAGCTGCTGCCGCAGACGGATCACTCCGCGCAGGCCCCAACAGACCACTCCCATCCAGACCAGCAAGAGCAGACCAATGGGCAAGGAATGGGTCAGATAAGCGTTTTCCAGGGCGCGCCCCAAAGGCCCCATCAAATAGTCGACCAGAACGCCGATCATCGTTGGTTGGCTCCCTTTCTTCTGCTTGCTCTCCGTCCCATTAGCCTGGCCAGGCCAGGCAGGCCCTTCCTCGGCCCACGGCCAGCCGGGCGCTCGATCGCCCTGGTTCCAGCCGCACCGCGGCGGGCCAGAGCGATCCGCCCGCTGACCGTGTAGTGAGCCTGGCCGGTAGGCAGGCAGGCAGGCAGACAGACAGACAGACAGACGGTCCAGAGCTGCCTTTAGCCCTGGCCAGCGATCGCCTGGCCGCTGGCGCCCTCGGCCTCGATCCCGACCCCGGCTTCGTTCTCCGGTGTCTCTGCCTCCTCGCGCACGTAGAGGGCCTTATCGTCGATGCCGGGCACATGGGAGCGGCAATAGAGGAAGTAGATGATATAGCAGGCCACCGTGAAGGCCACCCACAGTGCCGACCAGATCAAGAAGACCGGTCCGTAGGAGCCAACCTGCTGCAGCGAGAAGAAGAAGACCAGTGCAAAGGAAATCAAGTGAGCGCCAGAATCGAGGCTAGAGATAGAGATTGCCCCCTTGGGGATAGCGAAATGGGCGCCCTTGGCCAGCACCACCGTCATCGGCGCCAGGAAAGTACCCACTGAGAGAATGCCGGCCATAAAGATCGTAGCGATGATCACCCCACGGATCACATTACCGCGCGACCAGGTCGTGGCCCAGATCACCAGGAAGGGCAGGACTGCCAGATCGGTGAAAGGCAGCACATGGTTCAGGCCAAGGAAGCTGAGAGCGATCGCCAAAATGAGCGTGATTGGCACCATCAGCAGGGCCACCGTCATATTATTGGCGAAGCCGATCACAATAGCGGCATCCAGGCCGATGTAGAGTTCCCGGCCCGGGAAGCGCTGGCTGATGAACGTCTGTGCGCCCTCCGAGAGCGGAACCAGGCCCTCCATCAGGATAGCCACCATGCGCGGCAGGACCAGCATCACGGCGCCCAGCGTAATACCAGTCGTCAGGATCTTGGCGAAGGAGCCGCCGAAGTCGCTGCTCAGGCCCGGGAAATAGGCCAGGAGGCCGATGAGCAGGCCCAGGACCAGCCCGATGATCATCGGCTCGCCGACGATGCCGAAGCGCTCCTGAATGGTGCCGGTATCGGCGTGCAGCTTATTGAGGCCGGGAATGCGGTCCAGCAGCTTGTTCAAGACCCAGCCGACCGGCGACCAGTCGACGGTACTGCTGTGCGGCAGCGAGATGCCCGGCAGGCC
This window contains:
- a CDS encoding dihydrolipoamide acetyltransferase family protein — its product is MQTQHEQRTLTMPKLGMTMTEGTVVRWLLSEGARFEKGEPLVEVMTDKVALEVEAPCTGQLLKILAGEEETLEVGAPLALLLAEGRDPAAAAAAASSAATAAVASAHRQEHPSLSSPAAEVPSSTAVSAPSSPAEAPTEETRIASTPAAKREAASQAVDLRAVVAAGFEPPLTRADILAFMATQPAQQAGPEVRATPLARKMAREHQVDLAALAEQKRGEKVTRADVETALALRQQQETVQSTPVDGATASAAVAQSRSQAPAAPTPVTPAEESEEAEVIPLSPARRLIGQRMLTSVTTMPHIYLDLEIDMSEAERCRQRLAASLAAQREEVPSLTAIIIRAVAAALRASPEVNATLDDSRGRGKEVIRRWHAIHIGVAVDTGQSLLTPVIRHADRQSLPDLARTLRRLVEGARSGRLSPDDLSGATFTISNLGMYGIDTFHAIIPPGQSAILAVGKVTRRSVVVDEGLSGAAEQTARLEIRPVMKVSLSADHRVLDGASGSRFLQRFKQLLENPYLLL
- a CDS encoding alpha-ketoacid dehydrogenase subunit beta, with product MTYAEAIREALREEMRRDPRVFLMGEDIGIYGGAFGVTYGLIDEFGEERVRDTPISEAALAGCAIGAALTGMRPVAEFQFSDFMAIGMDQIVNQGAKLRFMFGGKAQVPVVFRAPLGSGTGAAAQHSQSLEAWFAHVPGLKVVLPSTPADVKGLLLSAIRDPNPVIFLEHKLLYRYKGPVPRGEWTIPIGQAEVKRPGKDLTIIALSIMVPRALAVAARLAEEGIEAEVVDPRTLRPLDEETLIASARKTGRVLIVHEAVLTGGFGGEIAARIASSEAFYYLDAPILRLGGAETPIPYNRTLERRATPQEEDIYQAARRLLQRRPL
- a CDS encoding thiamine pyrophosphate-dependent dehydrogenase E1 component subunit alpha — encoded protein: MSEAVPALSPEQMRCLLQTMYRIRAFEEKVDELFMRGEVHGTTHLSIGEEATAAAALQALRPDDYITSTHRGHGHCISKGADLKLMMAELLGKETGYCRGRGGSMHIADVASGNLGANGVVGGGIPIATGVGLSIKMQGLDRVCLCFFGDGAANEGTFHESINLAAIWDLPVIFLCENNQYGMSMSVRKATRCETIAQRAVAYGIPGERVDGNDVFAVYEAVSRAAARARSGQGPTLIEAVTYRYKGHSKSDQNRYRTRDEIRAWQERDPIKRLAAYLREHSLLTQEEIEREEAAAYQAIEEAYQFALASPEPDPDSLLEGVYA
- a CDS encoding PTS sugar transporter subunit IIA, with the protein product MEPIELELTLSGITMPVLVLWGLAVRSKEELFACVHAELLRRGQVHPSYLEGVQERERQYPTGLDFGDFAVALPHVDFEHVIQPALVVALLSEALPFQAMDDPARQHLCRLAIFPVLTSGDAQLAFLQAVTCALQQPGFYEHFIALQTPQEIKACLQSMLQIAVNEG
- a CDS encoding PTS galactitol transporter subunit IIC → MSAVMGVINYILNLGPSVMMPIIIFILCMIFRMPLGRSLRAAITIGVGFIAINLVIGLLVNTLGPAAQAMVNNLGIHLDVIDVGWPVAAAISFGTVSVVPWVFILGILLNLLLIVVRFVKTLDIDMWNYWHFIFTAAFVYVITGNFFIALALALLTELFILKLADLSAPVVQDYYGLPGISLPHSSTVDWSPVGWVLNKLLDRIPGLNKLHADTGTIQERFGIVGEPMIIGLVLGLLIGLLAYFPGLSSDFGGSFAKILTTGITLGAVMLVLPRMVAILMEGLVPLSEGAQTFISQRFPGRELYIGLDAAIVIGFANNMTVALLMVPITLILAIALSFLGLNHVLPFTDLAVLPFLVIWATTWSRGNVIRGVIIATIFMAGILSVGTFLAPMTVVLAKGAHFAIPKGAISISSLDSGAHLISFALVFFFSLQQVGSYGPVFLIWSALWVAFTVACYIIYFLYCRSHVPGIDDKALYVREEAETPENEAGVGIEAEGASGQAIAGQG